One genomic window of Trichlorobacter lovleyi includes the following:
- a CDS encoding lysophospholipid acyltransferase family protein — MKVSLLRRVWVTFSAYVVGIYASLLNRLEVRGGQFIPGSGGVLLASNHISAYETIFLPWAVLRSHPLQMLWAPAKEELFRKPFQRLIYSSWGAFPVRRGRDVKAGKVLNDLLQDQKVMLFPEGTRHKDGRLGPGNRGVGKLIFDTRPTVIPTALVGLNHWRFPSLGARGAIVFGAQVHFDDLFTLEDCKETHQLIVERLMESIAALLKQEGAYVGRAEK; from the coding sequence GTGAAGGTGTCATTGTTGCGCAGGGTCTGGGTGACCTTCTCTGCCTATGTTGTCGGTATATATGCTTCGTTGCTGAACCGCCTGGAGGTGCGGGGAGGACAGTTCATCCCCGGCTCGGGCGGTGTGTTGCTGGCCTCCAACCATATCTCGGCCTATGAGACCATTTTTCTGCCCTGGGCCGTCCTACGCAGTCATCCCTTGCAGATGCTTTGGGCACCGGCCAAGGAAGAGCTGTTCAGGAAACCGTTTCAGCGGCTGATCTATTCATCCTGGGGGGCTTTTCCGGTACGACGGGGCAGGGATGTCAAGGCCGGCAAGGTGTTGAATGATCTTTTGCAGGATCAAAAGGTGATGCTTTTCCCGGAAGGAACCCGTCATAAGGATGGTCGCCTGGGGCCGGGAAACCGTGGCGTGGGCAAACTGATCTTTGACACCCGGCCAACGGTGATCCCTACGGCCCTGGTGGGGCTGAACCACTGGCGTTTTCCCAGCCTGGGGGCCAGGGGAGCGATTGTCTTTGGTGCTCAGGTCCATTTTGACGATCTGTTTACTCTGGAGGACTGCAAGGAAACCCACCAGCTGATTGTTGAGCGGCTGATGGAGTCAATTGCGGCATTGCTGAAGCAGGAAGGGGCCTATGTCGGGCGTGCGGAAAAGTAA
- a CDS encoding DUF4388 domain-containing protein translates to MNGVAQQATGFDGEVSGMSLTDLLQIKAMGRFSGRVVVEQGGQSGHLFFRDGDLVHAQLDLFEGKDAFARILAWGGGTFRAEPKVSTTRQTINESFQYLLLDALRLQDEIAAGMEQQAPASGTAQSQKGGGMKERLSGIAGLQDVALTDRSGTLIQSVGNNAEALAAQGMYLVATSNQIADELGLGSFKGAVVQGVSGHIVTLEGAKNYLFVGVQGESKPAAVEAEVRRALSSQG, encoded by the coding sequence ATGAATGGTGTAGCTCAGCAGGCAACAGGGTTTGATGGTGAAGTGTCAGGTATGAGCCTGACAGATCTGTTGCAGATTAAGGCTATGGGGCGTTTCAGCGGCAGGGTTGTGGTGGAGCAGGGGGGGCAATCCGGCCATCTCTTTTTCCGTGACGGTGATCTGGTCCATGCCCAGCTTGACCTTTTTGAGGGGAAGGATGCCTTTGCACGTATTCTGGCCTGGGGCGGCGGCACGTTTCGTGCCGAACCCAAAGTAAGCACCACCAGGCAGACCATTAACGAAAGTTTTCAGTATCTCCTGCTGGATGCCCTGCGTCTGCAGGATGAGATAGCAGCAGGTATGGAGCAGCAGGCTCCGGCGTCTGGCACAGCACAGTCGCAAAAGGGGGGGGGCATGAAGGAACGATTGTCCGGTATTGCAGGTTTGCAGGACGTTGCCTTGACCGATCGGAGCGGCACGCTGATCCAGTCTGTGGGCAACAATGCCGAGGCCCTTGCCGCCCAGGGGATGTACCTGGTTGCAACATCCAATCAAATCGCCGATGAACTGGGGCTTGGCAGCTTCAAAGGGGCGGTGGTGCAAGGGGTCTCCGGCCATATAGTCACACTGGAAGGGGCCAAAAACTATCTGTTTGTCGGTGTGCAGGGGGAGTCAAAGCCTGCTGCGGTTGAGGCTGAAGTCCGTCGTGCCCTGTCAAGCCAGGGCTAG
- a CDS encoding EAL domain-containing protein — translation MSLLHPSLRARMTLAVTGLILVLMLVTAIVTLTFFEREYERNMTAQQSDIVRYLAGDVDATLTNIQEALFVNAQSVPDSALTNPHAAQEYLASRTGLQRFFKNHLHLYGADGRLIGTSVQHHHDTLESIANQPYFRQTLQQAKPLISDPASHGHTANQANIIFTAPVVRGDGHVVAVLTGSFNLYEKNPLSRYVSITLGRSGILRLISDSGRVLLHTQRSRLLQDVSRGASPLVETALREGTSTGRHIGIDNRVMIASMQRLKSVNWVLAASYPEADAYTPVRTARIWFTVATLLGMAVAVLLVLFMMRLLTRPLAQLASHVAGLPEKRGDARFIHLPVNGEIGNLTGAFNSMVEEIDQSTQALRNSEQRYRIVTEFTNDFTYWRRPDGSFEFISPACFEVTGYSREELFAQPSLMEEMIHPGDRELFNQMAAESGEDGNCSNEELEYRIITKGGSTRWVRHTCRPIVDENGTFLGRRGCRSDITEHKQLADQVSHMVLHDLLTGLPNRSLFADRLFLTTTQKERGDHDLTVVLFFGIDRFKLINDTLGHETGDRLLIMVAERLRKLLHPNDTLCRFGGDVFAFILPGRESRHEAVTMSYRILASLADPFNPSGQQVTLSGSIGIAIYPQDGTDAETLQKNAETAMYDAKRSGKNSFRFYAREMNAQAAEMLRLDNSMPQGLVNGDFYLHYQPQLNLEDNSVVAVEALLRWRHPELGMIPPDRFIPLAEESGFIIKLGEWVLRTACAQCAAWQQEGPAPLRIAVNVSGCQFNEPDFVDMVSTALSSSGLSPEFLELELTESLLISNEQQALQKLQLLKNMGIYLAIDDFGTGYSSLAYLKHFPLDRLKIDKSFINDILSDPDDAAITEAIIAMAHSLKLKVIAEGVETREQLLFLEDRGCDEMQGYYLSKPLSEHDLKVFITARAEENKAQDT, via the coding sequence ATGAGCCTTCTGCATCCCTCATTGCGGGCCAGAATGACCCTGGCAGTGACCGGCCTGATCCTGGTCCTGATGCTGGTAACGGCCATCGTCACGCTGACCTTTTTCGAGCGGGAATACGAGCGGAATATGACTGCACAACAGTCCGATATCGTTCGTTACCTTGCTGGAGATGTTGATGCCACATTAACCAACATCCAGGAGGCCTTGTTCGTCAATGCCCAGTCGGTGCCGGACAGTGCCTTGACCAACCCCCATGCAGCGCAAGAGTACCTTGCGAGCCGCACCGGACTGCAACGTTTTTTCAAAAACCATCTACACCTGTATGGGGCTGACGGCCGCTTGATCGGCACGTCAGTTCAGCATCATCACGACACCCTGGAATCAATTGCCAACCAGCCGTACTTCAGACAGACCCTGCAACAGGCCAAACCGCTGATCAGTGATCCTGCAAGCCATGGACACACGGCCAACCAGGCCAATATCATCTTTACCGCGCCGGTTGTACGCGGAGACGGCCATGTTGTTGCCGTCTTGACCGGAAGCTTCAATCTGTATGAAAAGAACCCGCTTTCACGTTATGTTTCAATCACCCTGGGCAGAAGCGGCATTCTCCGGCTTATTTCAGACAGTGGCAGGGTTCTGCTCCACACACAACGCAGCAGACTTCTTCAGGATGTCTCCCGGGGCGCCAGCCCGCTTGTAGAGACGGCATTGCGTGAAGGCACCTCAACCGGCCGGCACATTGGTATCGATAACCGGGTTATGATCGCCTCCATGCAACGTTTGAAGTCTGTTAACTGGGTGCTGGCTGCCAGTTATCCGGAGGCGGATGCCTACACCCCGGTCCGCACCGCACGAATCTGGTTCACCGTTGCCACCCTGCTCGGCATGGCAGTGGCTGTACTGCTGGTACTGTTCATGATGCGTCTGCTGACCCGGCCGCTGGCCCAGCTGGCCAGCCATGTCGCAGGGTTGCCGGAAAAACGGGGCGATGCCCGTTTCATCCACCTGCCGGTCAATGGTGAGATCGGCAACCTGACCGGCGCCTTCAACAGCATGGTGGAAGAGATTGACCAAAGCACCCAGGCGCTGCGCAACAGTGAGCAGCGCTATCGCATTGTGACTGAATTCACCAACGACTTCACCTACTGGCGACGGCCCGATGGCAGCTTTGAGTTTATCTCGCCAGCCTGCTTCGAAGTGACCGGCTACAGCCGTGAAGAACTGTTTGCCCAACCCTCTCTGATGGAAGAGATGATCCATCCCGGTGACCGTGAGTTGTTCAACCAGATGGCGGCTGAAAGCGGGGAGGATGGCAACTGCAGCAATGAAGAACTGGAATACCGCATCATCACCAAAGGGGGCAGTACCCGCTGGGTACGCCACACCTGCCGCCCGATTGTTGATGAAAACGGAACCTTTCTGGGACGACGCGGCTGTCGTTCCGATATCACCGAACACAAACAACTGGCTGACCAGGTCTCGCATATGGTGCTGCATGACCTGCTGACCGGCCTGCCCAACCGCTCTTTGTTCGCAGACCGGCTGTTCCTCACAACCACCCAGAAAGAGCGGGGGGATCACGACTTGACGGTAGTGCTGTTCTTCGGCATCGACCGCTTCAAACTGATCAATGACACCCTGGGGCATGAAACCGGCGACCGGCTTCTGATCATGGTTGCCGAGCGGCTTCGGAAGCTGTTGCACCCCAACGACACCCTCTGCCGTTTTGGCGGCGATGTCTTTGCCTTCATCCTGCCGGGCCGCGAAAGCCGCCATGAAGCGGTAACCATGTCGTACCGCATTCTGGCCAGCCTGGCTGACCCTTTCAATCCGTCCGGCCAGCAGGTCACCCTGAGCGGCAGTATCGGCATTGCCATCTACCCCCAGGACGGGACCGATGCGGAGACACTGCAGAAGAATGCCGAAACCGCCATGTACGACGCCAAGCGCAGCGGCAAAAACAGCTTCCGCTTCTATGCCCGCGAGATGAACGCCCAGGCAGCCGAGATGCTGCGCCTGGACAACAGCATGCCCCAGGGGCTTGTCAACGGCGACTTCTACCTCCACTACCAGCCCCAGCTGAATCTGGAGGACAATTCAGTTGTTGCGGTTGAAGCGCTCCTGCGTTGGCGCCATCCGGAACTGGGCATGATCCCTCCTGACCGTTTTATCCCCCTGGCAGAGGAAAGCGGCTTCATCATCAAGCTGGGTGAATGGGTACTGCGTACCGCCTGTGCCCAGTGCGCGGCATGGCAGCAGGAGGGTCCGGCCCCTTTGCGGATTGCCGTCAACGTATCCGGCTGCCAGTTCAACGAGCCTGACTTTGTTGACATGGTCTCCACCGCACTGAGCAGCAGTGGTCTTTCCCCGGAGTTTCTTGAGCTGGAGCTGACTGAAAGCCTTTTGATTTCAAACGAACAGCAGGCGTTACAGAAGCTGCAGTTGTTGAAAAACATGGGGATCTATCTGGCCATTGACGATTTTGGCACCGGCTACTCATCATTGGCCTACCTGAAACATTTCCCGCTGGACCGCCTCAAGATCGACAAGTCATTTATTAACGACATCCTGAGCGACCCTGATGATGCGGCCATTACCGAGGCGATCATCGCCATGGCGCACTCTCTGAAGCTGAAGGTAATTGCAGAAGGGGTTGAAACGAGGGAACAGTTGCTCTTCCTTGAAGACAGGGGCTGTGATGAGATGCAGGGGTACTACCTGAGCAAGCCGTTGTCTGAACATGACCTGAAGGTCTTCATTACTGCCCGGGCGGAAGAAAATAAGGCACAAGATACCTAA
- the gabD gene encoding NADP-dependent succinate-semialdehyde dehydrogenase — MLNLRDPSLLRQSCYLNGQWLAADSGKTIDVTNPATGEILGSIPRMGTAETRRAIEAADAAWPAWRAKTAKERATILRRWFELMLENQEDLAIIMTAEQGKPLAESRGEIAYAASFIEWFAEEGKRLYGDTIPAHGRDKRIVVIKEPIGVCAAITPWNFPSAMITRKAGPALAAGCTMVVKPATATPFSALALAELGERAGIPAGVFSVITGSASEIGTEMTSNPIVRKLTFTGSTEIGKQLTAQCAATMKKVSMELGGNAPFIVFDDADLDAAVEGAIASKYRNTGQTCVCTNRLLVQAGVYDLFAEKLATAVARMRVGDGLKGDVQQGPLIDEASVLKVEEHIHDAVSKGARIALGGKRHELGGTFFQPTILCDVTPQMLVAREETFGPVAPIFKFSTDAEAIQMANDTEFGLASYFYTRDIGRVWRVAEALEYGMVGINTGLVSTEIAPFGGVKESGIGREGSKYGIEEFCEVKYLCMGGI, encoded by the coding sequence ATGCTCAACCTTCGTGATCCTTCCCTTTTACGCCAATCCTGTTACCTGAACGGCCAGTGGCTTGCTGCTGACAGTGGCAAGACTATTGATGTCACCAACCCCGCCACCGGCGAGATTCTGGGCAGCATCCCCAGGATGGGTACCGCTGAAACCCGTCGTGCCATAGAGGCAGCCGATGCCGCCTGGCCGGCCTGGCGGGCAAAGACCGCCAAAGAGCGTGCAACCATCCTGCGGCGCTGGTTTGAACTGATGCTGGAAAACCAGGAAGACCTGGCCATTATCATGACCGCCGAACAGGGCAAGCCTTTGGCCGAGTCCCGTGGCGAGATCGCCTATGCCGCCTCGTTTATTGAATGGTTTGCCGAAGAAGGCAAACGTCTCTACGGCGACACCATCCCGGCCCATGGCCGTGACAAACGGATTGTGGTGATCAAGGAGCCGATCGGTGTCTGTGCTGCCATTACCCCCTGGAACTTCCCTTCCGCCATGATTACCCGCAAGGCCGGGCCTGCCCTGGCTGCCGGTTGTACCATGGTGGTCAAACCAGCCACGGCCACCCCCTTTTCCGCCCTTGCCCTGGCTGAACTTGGAGAGCGGGCCGGCATTCCGGCCGGGGTCTTCAGTGTGATTACCGGCTCAGCCAGTGAGATCGGCACCGAGATGACCTCCAACCCGATTGTCCGCAAACTGACCTTCACCGGCTCCACCGAGATCGGCAAGCAACTGACGGCCCAATGCGCTGCCACCATGAAGAAGGTCTCCATGGAGCTGGGAGGCAATGCCCCGTTTATTGTATTTGATGATGCGGATCTGGATGCGGCCGTGGAAGGGGCAATCGCCTCCAAGTACCGCAACACCGGACAGACCTGTGTCTGCACCAACCGTCTGCTGGTACAGGCTGGTGTCTATGACCTGTTTGCAGAGAAACTGGCAACTGCAGTTGCCAGGATGCGGGTAGGCGATGGCCTGAAGGGAGATGTACAACAGGGGCCACTGATCGATGAGGCCTCAGTGCTGAAAGTGGAAGAACATATCCATGACGCCGTATCCAAAGGGGCCAGGATCGCCCTGGGCGGCAAACGCCATGAACTGGGCGGCACCTTCTTCCAGCCCACCATCCTGTGTGATGTGACCCCCCAGATGCTGGTGGCTCGGGAAGAGACCTTTGGGCCGGTGGCACCGATCTTCAAATTCAGCACCGACGCAGAGGCGATCCAGATGGCCAACGACACTGAATTCGGACTGGCCTCCTATTTCTATACCCGTGACATCGGCCGGGTCTGGCGGGTGGCAGAGGCGCTGGAGTACGGCATGGTGGGAATCAACACCGGCCTGGTGTCAACGGAGATCGCCCCCTTTGGCGGGGTCAAGGAGTCCGGCATCGGCCGGGAAGGTTCCAAGTACGGCATCGAGGAGTTCTGCGAAGTGAAGTACCTTTGTATGGGCGGGATATAG
- the rnhA gene encoding ribonuclease HI — translation MTEVEIFCDGACSGNPGPGGYGTILRCRGKEKELSGAAPETTNNRMELTAALEGLRQLTRSCRVTITTDSQYLVKGMTEWLAGWQRNGWKNSKKEPVLNRDLWEALVEAVKPHQVDWQWVRGHAGHAENERCDSLAREAISTLNERN, via the coding sequence TTGACTGAGGTGGAGATCTTTTGTGACGGCGCCTGCAGCGGCAATCCCGGCCCCGGCGGTTACGGCACTATTCTGCGTTGCCGCGGCAAGGAAAAGGAGCTGTCCGGTGCTGCGCCAGAGACCACCAATAACCGGATGGAGCTGACAGCCGCCCTGGAGGGGTTGCGGCAGCTGACCCGTTCCTGCCGGGTGACGATAACGACGGATTCCCAGTATCTGGTGAAAGGGATGACGGAGTGGCTGGCAGGCTGGCAGCGTAACGGCTGGAAAAACAGCAAGAAGGAACCGGTACTCAACCGCGATCTCTGGGAGGCGCTGGTTGAGGCTGTCAAACCGCATCAGGTTGACTGGCAATGGGTACGTGGTCATGCCGGCCATGCCGAGAACGAACGTTGCGATTCCCTGGCCAGGGAAGCGATCAGCACCTTGAATGAGCGGAATTGA
- a CDS encoding peptide chain release factor family protein, with translation MASPLFAVSDQKNRWLVARMAELGVKEEELEEQFVRSSGRGGQHLNKTSSAVQVRHLPTGIEARCGRERSQSLNRFLARRELLEKIARHLGLVTEQDRELARIRKQKSRRSRRSAAKQQTNEIP, from the coding sequence ATGGCAAGCCCGCTTTTCGCCGTCAGTGATCAGAAAAACAGATGGCTGGTAGCCCGCATGGCGGAGCTGGGAGTAAAAGAGGAGGAACTGGAGGAACAGTTTGTACGTTCATCCGGCAGAGGAGGCCAGCACCTCAACAAGACCTCATCCGCCGTTCAGGTCCGTCACCTGCCCACCGGCATTGAGGCGCGCTGCGGTCGCGAACGGAGTCAATCCCTAAACCGGTTTCTGGCCCGCCGCGAACTGCTTGAAAAAATAGCCCGCCACCTGGGGCTTGTCACCGAACAGGACCGGGAACTGGCCCGGATTCGCAAACAAAAAAGCCGCCGCAGCCGTCGTTCTGCCGCCAAACAACAGACCAACGAAATCCCATGA
- a CDS encoding methyl-accepting chemotaxis protein: MLSSFENLGIKTKLVIAFLVVAAFAGLLGGVSIVNIQKMKKADTFMYQEVAVPLAGLRDITQAFLLNRISTRALIGATDPDEREEIADSLKESLAALEAKTAAYVKKMDGAEEKAAFAEFKTAFDAYVPLLKQMIDLSMGGKSEEALQLAKGDAGRHANAMLRSLDKMATVSVKHAKETAANNAQLAQTALVFSLIMSVAAVAVALAIGIFVSGRISNPLQQLQKRFQQVAEGDLTVTIDAHCCDEMGNLARSFAAMVQQLRDLIAQVNATTGAVTSATRELQGTSTEIAGGAEVAAAQTISVATASEEMAATSHDIAHSCQIAVEGSQRANQAAQSGSDVVRQTVEGMRRIASRVQDTARTVDSLGARSDQIGAIVATIEDIADQTNLLALNAAIEAARAGEMGRGFAVVADEVRALAERTTKATREIGEMIKAIQSETRSAVNAMNEGVREVEAGTHDAERSGAALEQILAEIDAVADQVRQIATAAEEQSATTGEITDNIHRMTQIIQDTARGSHETAGAASNLSGMAEGLHGAVSRFRLQ; the protein is encoded by the coding sequence ATGTTAAGTTCATTTGAAAATCTGGGGATCAAGACCAAGCTGGTGATTGCCTTTCTGGTGGTGGCCGCCTTTGCCGGTCTGCTGGGTGGCGTCAGTATCGTCAACATCCAGAAGATGAAGAAGGCCGATACCTTCATGTATCAGGAAGTGGCGGTGCCGCTGGCCGGTCTGCGGGATATTACCCAGGCCTTTCTGCTGAACAGGATCAGTACCCGCGCCCTGATCGGCGCAACCGACCCTGATGAGCGGGAGGAGATTGCCGACAGTCTGAAGGAAAGCCTGGCTGCGCTGGAGGCCAAGACCGCCGCCTATGTCAAAAAGATGGATGGTGCTGAAGAAAAGGCAGCCTTTGCTGAATTCAAGACAGCCTTTGATGCCTATGTGCCGCTTTTGAAACAGATGATTGACCTTTCAATGGGTGGGAAAAGCGAAGAGGCGCTGCAGCTTGCCAAGGGGGATGCAGGGCGCCATGCAAACGCCATGTTACGGTCGTTGGACAAGATGGCAACGGTCAGTGTGAAGCATGCCAAGGAAACCGCTGCCAACAACGCCCAACTGGCTCAGACAGCCCTGGTTTTTTCACTGATCATGTCGGTTGCGGCAGTGGCTGTGGCGCTCGCCATCGGCATCTTTGTCTCCGGCCGGATCAGCAACCCCCTGCAGCAGTTGCAGAAACGTTTCCAGCAGGTTGCTGAAGGTGATTTGACCGTGACAATTGATGCACACTGTTGTGATGAGATGGGCAATCTTGCCCGCTCGTTTGCAGCCATGGTGCAGCAGCTGCGGGATCTGATCGCCCAGGTCAATGCAACCACCGGTGCCGTTACGTCGGCAACCAGAGAACTGCAGGGGACTTCGACGGAGATCGCCGGTGGCGCCGAGGTCGCAGCAGCGCAGACGATCAGTGTTGCCACTGCCAGTGAAGAGATGGCGGCAACCAGCCATGACATTGCCCACAGCTGTCAGATTGCTGTTGAGGGTTCCCAGCGGGCCAATCAGGCAGCCCAATCCGGATCCGATGTCGTACGTCAGACCGTTGAAGGGATGCGCAGAATCGCCAGTCGCGTACAGGATACTGCCCGTACGGTCGATTCGCTCGGGGCCCGTTCCGATCAGATCGGTGCCATTGTTGCCACCATTGAAGATATTGCCGACCAGACGAACCTGCTGGCCCTGAATGCGGCTATTGAAGCAGCCCGGGCCGGTGAAATGGGGCGGGGCTTTGCTGTGGTTGCGGATGAAGTGCGTGCCCTGGCGGAGCGGACGACCAAGGCCACCCGTGAGATCGGTGAGATGATCAAGGCGATCCAGTCGGAAACCAGAAGTGCGGTGAATGCCATGAATGAGGGGGTTCGTGAAGTTGAGGCCGGGACCCATGATGCTGAACGTTCCGGTGCAGCCCTGGAGCAGATTCTGGCCGAGATCGATGCCGTTGCCGATCAGGTCAGGCAGATTGCCACCGCTGCAGAAGAACAGAGTGCCACCACCGGCGAGATTACCGACAATATTCACCGTATGACGCAGATTATTCAGGATACGGCCCGTGGTTCCCATGAGACTGCTGGTGCAGCGTCAAACCTTTCTGGGATGGCGGAGGGGCTGCATGGAGCGGTTTCCCGCTTCAGGCTGCAGTAG
- a CDS encoding EAL and HDOD domain-containing protein, which produces MDQTGQKYLIGRQPILNRDEQICAYELLFRSADSLSSANVSDASQATASVILNTLAGFGIQQILGNHQGFINLELDILMSDSLELLPKDMVVLELLETLEVTPELIERCRELKEAGFVLALDDHDYDPIYEELYKIVEIVKVDLMATPVDTLGATIECYRNYQFKLLAEKVESKEEFLKCLDLGFDYFQGYYFARPAVIEKKKIDEGGAALLKLMRQMMDDADIEEIEKTFRSSPGLTYKLLLLVNSVSYAGLQKIQTVRHAISMLGRAQIKRWVQLALFATDDSHATENPLVDMAAVRGGFMEQMATACPRLRSNREAPDQAFMTGILSLLESLYDIPMGQIAEELNLSEEVQQALVDREGVYGSLLALAEALEQVDFSTASALLETLSIPYNTVMEAQLKAYNWQAGMQ; this is translated from the coding sequence ATGGATCAGACCGGACAAAAATACCTGATCGGACGTCAGCCGATCCTGAATCGTGATGAGCAGATCTGCGCCTATGAACTGTTGTTCCGCTCCGCCGATTCGCTGAGCAGCGCCAATGTCAGTGACGCCTCACAGGCCACTGCCAGTGTGATCCTGAATACCCTGGCCGGGTTTGGTATTCAGCAGATTCTGGGCAATCACCAGGGATTTATCAACCTTGAGCTGGATATCCTGATGAGCGACTCCCTGGAACTGCTGCCCAAGGATATGGTGGTGCTGGAGCTGCTGGAGACCCTTGAAGTAACACCGGAGCTGATAGAACGCTGCCGTGAGCTGAAGGAGGCCGGATTTGTACTGGCCCTGGATGATCACGACTATGACCCGATCTACGAAGAGCTGTACAAGATTGTCGAAATCGTCAAGGTCGATCTGATGGCAACCCCGGTTGACACTCTGGGGGCAACCATTGAGTGCTATCGCAACTACCAGTTCAAGTTGTTGGCAGAAAAGGTGGAAAGCAAGGAAGAATTTCTGAAGTGCCTTGATCTGGGCTTTGACTACTTTCAGGGCTATTACTTTGCCCGACCGGCGGTAATTGAAAAGAAGAAGATCGACGAAGGCGGCGCAGCGCTGTTGAAACTGATGCGCCAGATGATGGATGATGCAGATATTGAAGAGATCGAAAAGACCTTCCGCAGCAGTCCGGGACTGACCTACAAACTGCTGTTGCTGGTCAACTCAGTTTCCTATGCCGGCCTGCAGAAGATTCAGACCGTACGTCACGCCATCAGCATGCTGGGACGTGCCCAGATCAAACGCTGGGTACAACTGGCCCTGTTCGCCACCGATGACAGCCATGCCACGGAAAATCCGCTGGTGGATATGGCAGCGGTGCGGGGAGGTTTCATGGAGCAGATGGCCACAGCCTGTCCCCGCCTGCGCAGCAATCGGGAGGCCCCGGACCAGGCCTTCATGACCGGCATACTCTCCCTGCTTGAATCGCTCTACGACATTCCGATGGGGCAAATTGCCGAGGAACTGAACCTGTCCGAAGAGGTACAACAGGCCCTGGTGGACCGGGAGGGGGTTTACGGCAGCCTGCTGGCCCTGGCCGAGGCCCTTGAACAGGTTGATTTTTCAACCGCCTCAGCACTGCTGGAGACGTTGTCAATTCCGTACAATACCGTGATGGAGGCCCAGCTAAAGGCCTATAACTGGCAGGCAGGCATGCAGTAA